cctctctctatatttttaaagtcctaaTGTAATAACTGaagcatttttctagattcaaTCCTGTTCTATACAACAACCTAGATTAGTTAacctacatcttttttttttttttttttggccacgccacgtgtcTTGTGGGGATCCTCAGcggtgaaagcgcagagtcctaaccactggaccaccagggaattccctagttaGCCTAATCTTTACATGCACACAGATGTTTGACTTGAGCAAAGACTGGAGAATGGGAAAGATGAGTTCTTTCCCTTCCACCATTCCCCACAAAACCCAGCCCAATCCTACCTCTATCAGTTGCCCGAGCATCCAGGAAAAAGTGTAACCTGAATTCATAAGACCTAAAAGATGTTTCATTAGTTTGTGATGATCATGTAGGACAGACGAAGACATAATCATGTGCATAGTAAATGACACTGCTTAACTCAAAGTCTTCTGAAGTTTGAGCTCTGTGGTGTAACAAGGCAGACATTCTGCCTTCTCCTTCTCAACCAGCCAATGGCAAAGCTCATGTCCAATGTTCCACAGTCAAAGATTCTCACTGCCCTGAGTGGAGACCTTGGAGAACTAtaagtaaaacaggaaaaaaaagttatacaaagAATGATTCTTTGCTCCTAGAAAAGGAATCTAAGTCTTTCACAAATACTTGAGAAATATTTGATAGAAATTGTTATAGTTGCTTTATACTTTGAATCGCAAGAAGGTAAAACAGTGTTAATGTCATCACACAGGGAGTTGTCAAGAACACCTGGAGCCATATGGTATATAATTGGTTGAACACGCATCCTTCCTAATAGTAATGCACTGCATTTTTAGAGTACTTTATGCTCTTCAAAGTGATTtcacattcattatttcatttgaaccTCACCATATTAGTATCTGATTTGAGCCAAACAACAACTGCTCTTCAGATGAAAAtcaaaaagttaagtaacttgcccgaggCCACCCAGCCAAATCACCAATGTGGTTTCTACTAACCCAGTGTCTGCTAAAAAGAGTGTGAATCTGTTTTTGACTTCCCCCAATACTacgaaaattttcaaacatataaaaaattgaattatacagTCAACCTTCATATACCCACCCACTAGattctacaattaacattttactatatttgctttattacatACCTATCCATCCCTTTCTCCATCTATCAATCCCTTCCATATTTTAATGCCTTTCAAAGTAAGTTACAGGTATCAGATCGGCATGcacattattaactaaagtttaatatttttaatgctttttagaAAGGTAAATCTGCTTGTGATTTTGAAGTAGGGTGTTAGCTTTGCTTTTCCTCCTTGACCCCAAagaatggtcttttttttttttttccgctgcgttgggtcttcgttgctgcacgcgagctttctctagttgcggagagtgggggctactctttgttgtggtgctcgggcttcgcattgcggtggcttctctcgttgcggagcatgggctctaggcgtgtgggcttcagtagttgcagcacgcagagTGCAGGGTCAATAGTTGGGCtcgggcttcgcattgcggtggcttctctcgttgcggagcatgggctctaggcgtgtgggcttcagtagttgcagcacgcgggctcagcagcggtggtgcacgggcttagttgctacgcggcatgtgggatcttcccggacccgggctcgaactatctatctatgtatctatctatttatttatggctgcgttgggtcttcgttgctgcacacgggctttctctagttgtggcgagtgggggctactctccgttgcggtgttctttcttttttttaaagttacatttatgtatttatttttggctgcgttgggtcttctttgctgtgcacgggctttccctagttgcagcgagcgggggctactcgccgttgaggtgtgcgggtttctcattgcggtgttgtggagcacgggctctaggcgcgtgggctcgtggcttgcaggctccagagtgcaggctcagtaggtgtggcacatggtcttagttgctccgcagtatgtgggatcttcctggaccagggatcaaacccttgtcccctgcattggcaggcagattcttaaccacagcgccaccaggcaagtcccaagaATGGTCTTGATAAAAGACTTTCCCTTCACATCTTCTATAGTCCACTGATTAACAAACTGGAAAGTACAAATAAAAAAAGCCTAagaggtttccctggtggcgcagtggttgagagtctgtagCTCTACAGCCGAATAGTATGGGGCTGAAAACCCAGCACTACAGGGAGTGTTCGTGGGGTAGCTCTTCCAGCACcagtcccggtccgggaagatccctccccgcgtaccgcaaaaaaaaaaaaaaaaaaaaaaaaaaaaaaaaagcctaagaaTGCCCACCTTCTCACTGGCTATGAACTAATCCCCCAACTGTAGTATCTGCTGAGTGAATAAAGCTTTGTGAAATATGATTTACAGCAGGGCTCTCCACCTTAGCACTACAGACGTGTAGGGCTGGGTAACTCTTTGTTGCAGGAGGCTATCCTATGCATCacaggatgtttagtagcatcccggGTCTCcaccaccagatgccagtagcagtcAACACACTTTCCCCAagttgtaaaaaaacaaaaatgtctccagatattgctaAATGTCCtcctgggggcaaaatcacctGTTAAAAACCACTGACCTAGAGACATTAGCCTGTTTACACAGCATTTCCTTCTTAGGTCAATAAACTTCTTTGATAGGTACTGTCATTCAGCCAAACATGGGTTCTTAGGAGAAAATGTTGTTCCAAAGTCAATTATCTCTGTGACCAAGACTTTTAAGTTCTGAGCTTcagattgttttatatataaatcaattttttaaaaaccttttttatttttaatatttatttattttggccaagtcgggtctttgttgtggtaccaggggatcttcgttgtggcatgtgggatctttcgttgcggcgcacgaGCTTCTCTCTCGTTATggtgttttctcttttcaagttgtggcgcgggctccagagtgcacgggctctgtagtttgtggcacagcaggctctctagttgaggcatgagagctcagtagttgtggcgcgtgggcttagttgccctgtggcatgtgggatattagttcaccgaccagggatcgaagccacgtcccctgcattgtaaggcagattctttaccactggaccacaagggaagtcccatataattcagttttaaaattacactGATGATGACGTCATATTATCATTAAAGTGTAAAAACTGAACAACCTTGCTCATTAAGGGAGGAATTATTTGCCAGTTAtagtttattttgtaaataaatcatGTAGAGCCGCGGTGTTGTGCTGTGGGGAAGGGAGACGGATTTGTAAATCCCGGAGCGAGGTTCTGCCTACCCGAGGCCGCTGCTGTGCGGAGACCCCAGGGGAAACCACTATCACCATGTCTGACCAAGAGGCAAAACCTTCAACTGAGGACTTGGGGGATAAGAAGGAAGGAGAATATATTAAACTCAAAGTCATCGTACAGGATAGCAGTGAGATTCACTTCAAAGTGAAAATGACAACACATCTCAAGAAACTCAAAGAATCATACTGTCAAAGACAGGGAGTTCCCATGAATTCACTCAGGTTTCTCTTTGAATTGCTGATAATCACACTCCAAAAGAACTGGGAATGGAGGAAGAAGATATGATTGAAGTTTATCAGGAACTAACAGGGGGTCGTTCAACgatttagatattttaattttttttcttttcccttaatccttttttattttaaaaaatagttcttttgTAATGCGGTGTTCAAAACAGAATTGAAAACTGGCACCCCATCTCTTTAGAACATCTGGTAATTTGAATTCTAGTGCCCAttattcattattgtttgttttcattgtgcTGATTTTTGGTGATCAAACCTCAGCCCCATTCATATCgccctctcctttttaaaaattacgtGTGTGCACAGAGAGGCCGCCTTTTCCAGGACTGTGCATTTACAGGCTTGTGATAAATAAGATTGACTAATGCAAGTGTTCATAACGACTTTCCAGTTGGCTCTGAAGTTCTAGCATGTGATTGCTTCACTCCTGGACTGAGACTTTCAGTGGGAGATGGAAGTTTTTCAGAGAACTAAACTGTGGAAAAATGACCTTTCCTTAACTTGAAGCTACTTTTAAAATCTGAGGGTCTGGACCCAAAGAAGAGGAATAGCAGGTTGGAGTCAAGGTGACAGAGGTGGTGAAAATAATGACTAACTCCAAAGATGGCTTCACTGAAGAGAAAGCAttttaagatgaaagaaaaatcttgTCAGAAGATCCCAGAAAACTTCTAATTTTCATTAGCAGTTAAAGTTATTCATGCAGAAGTGTATACAGCAGAACGCTGCTCTTTTTGACtttatttgtactttttggcCTGGGATATGGGTTTTAAATGGACATTGTCTGTACCAgcttcattaaaataaacaaaatatttgtaaaaaaaaaaacaaaaaaataaatcatgtaaacctatgatcttttcaaaaatgcaaattgaaaaaaatgttaaaagacaagAGTCATCTTACAAAATAACAGTGcaaaagcaaactaaaaagctAAAGACCCTTTTATGCCCCACTATTATCACTACCACTATCCCTACGTGCCCCCCCAAATCCTCACTTTTCAAGAGTAAATACAGTTAACAAGCTGCCATATATCCatcagattattttctttataaataaataaatacatatatgtatggatgtgggtttttgtttttagaaaaattgaattatattatACTCATTGTTCTGAAGTTTGCCTTCTTAACGTTTTTTCCAGATTTCTTCCCATGTCAGCCCAAATGGCTTTAACACCATCTTTAGTTGCTGAACAGTAATCTGTAGTGTGAACAGACCATAGTTGAACCAGCTCTACCAGTGGGTTTTTAGTTCCatacaatgctgcaatgaacatcctaAACATTGACCTCAgtacatagatgcaaatatttcAGTAGAAAAGATTCTGaacattgtttttagttttcttaatttattggGTACAGAATACGATTTTATTGGGAGAAAAAAGTTCtacttctaaaaatattatcatcattaaatatatctttttcatcCTATCTCACTTTCTATACCCAAATACATTCCAGGcagataaaatattcaaatacaaaAGATGGAACTGCTAACACAGTAGAACAACAAAaggagagaatttttttcttaaaatattttttaaggatatCAAATTGAGGATGGCCTAAATGACACAAAACCCAGAatccagaaaatattaaatatttaatcaagaaatgattgattttttcctatttatttcagtggtttttttttaaaaacttctttattgaggtatattttacatacagtaaaattcacccattttaagtgtacaataatatttataaaatttatagagTTAGGTATCCATCACTACAATTAAGttttagaacacttccatcaccccagaaagatcCCTCTTGCCTTCTGGAGTCAATCGCCATGCCCACCCttaggcaatcactaatctactttctgtcgctatagatttaccttttctggacacttcatatagatggaatcatacgatatgtggtcttttatgtctgccttctttcattcaacatgatgttttcaaggtgtGACCacattgtagcatatatcagtactgcattcctttatattgctgaacagtattccattgtatggttatatcattttgtttatccatttaccaccTTATAGatacttggattgtttccacttcaGGGCTATCACGAACACTGTTGAGAACATTAACATGCAAGTCTTTGTGTAAacaaatgtcttcatttctcttgggtagatacctagaaTTAGAATTACTGGGTGGTACGGTAAGTTTAGGTAcaagtttttaagaaactgccaaactgttttccaaagtgactgtgccattatacatttgcaccagcaacatatgagggttcctttctccatttcctgGCCAACATGTGTTACTGTCTCCTTGATTATATCCATTTGATtatagtgggtgtgaagtggtatcttactTGGTTTttattgcatttccctaatgaataatgatgttggCAAAATTTCATGTGCTTACTTAGCCATATGTCTATCTCTTTGGGGAAATAACTATTCAAACATTtggcccatttaaaaattatgactcattatatttgattacataaaaatgaaatttttctttatggaaaaaagCACCTTAAACTAAGTCTCAAGATGAAAACAAACTAAGCAACAAAAGCAGTGCAAGACTTGTATGATGAAAACTACAAACcataattgaaagaaattaaagacctaaaaaatggaaagacatcttttcatgttcatgAACCAGAAGACTTGATATTGTTAAGAGGCACTAttcctcaaattgatctacagatacaatgtaatgtatccctatcaaaatcccagatacctttttttgcagaaattgacaagatgattctaaaattcatagagAAATGCAAGGGACCTGGAAGAACcagaacaatcttgagaaagaacaaagtagaaggacttacacttcctgatttcaaaatttactacaaagcaaattaagacaatgtggacagagaaggacaaatactgtattacatcacttatatgtagaacctaaaaaagccaaactcaaagAAGCAgaatagaatggtagttgccaggggacTAGGGGAttggagaaatggggagatgttagtgaaagagtacaaacttttccagttataagatgaataagttctggggatctaataaaCAGCATAGTTATTATAGTTAGCAATACtgcattatatacttgaaagttgctaagagtagatcttaaatgttcttaacacaaacaagaaatggtaattatgtgatgtgatggaggtgttagctaatgctatggtggtaatcattttgcaatataagtGTAtcacactttaaacttacacaatgatatacatcaattacatctcaaaaaagctggaggaaaaaaagacaatgtgaCTTAGACATACAGATATACAAAACAGTGAAAGAGAATTGAGAAATCAAAAGTgaaacctcaaaaaaaaacaccaaaaagtgaaccctcacatttatggtcaattgatgttcaacaaggatgccaagatCATTTAATGGGAAAATAACAGTCCtatcaacaaatggtgctggaacaactgaatagCCACctacaaaaaaatgaagttggacccctgcctcacactgtatataaaaattaacaaagtgGATCATAGACATccatgtaagagctaaaactcttAGGAAGAAACACAGGCAAAAATCTTCGTgactgggacttccttggtgatccagtggggaggactccacgctcccaatgtgggtggcccgggttcaatccccggttggggaactagatcctgcatgcatgccacaactaaaaacagtgccacaactaaaggatcctgcatgccacaatgaagaccccacatgctgcacctgacacccagcgcagccaaaataaataaacaaataaataaatatttttaaaaaatataaataaataaacaaatgaacctCGAGACCTTGGATTatgcaatggtttcttagatataacaccaaaagcataagtgacaaaagaaaaaaaatagaaaaattggtcttcatcaaaattaaaaacattagtgcttcaaaggacacatcaagaaagtgaaaacatagggacttccctggtggcaccatggttaagaatctgcctgccaatgcagaggacatgggtttgatccctggtctgggaagatcccacatgctgtgaagcaactaatcctgtgcaccacaactactgagcacaagcgccacaactactgaagcccgcacactctagggcccacatgccacaactaccgagcctacgtactgcaactactgga
The sequence above is a segment of the Physeter macrocephalus isolate SW-GA chromosome 12, ASM283717v5, whole genome shotgun sequence genome. Coding sequences within it:
- the LOC102986472 gene encoding LOW QUALITY PROTEIN: small ubiquitin-related modifier 1-like (The sequence of the model RefSeq protein was modified relative to this genomic sequence to represent the inferred CDS: inserted 1 base in 1 codon), whose product is MSDQEAKPSTEDLGDKKEGEYIKLKVIVQDSSEIHFKVKMTTHLKKLKESYCQRQGVPMNSLRFLFEXADNHTPKELGMEEEDMIEVYQELTGGRSTI